In the Aquimarina spinulae genome, CAAAAAAGTCTTTAAACGTAAACTAACCAATATTTACCACCTTAGGATAGAGTATCCAGAGTAATTATTAGATATGAATATTGATTATGTATGTAATAGTAATTACTGAAGTTTCACTCTTCAATTACTCAGTCTTCTTTAGGTATTTTCGATCCATCCAAAAAGTTCCAAAAGGGATAATAGAACAAACTAAAACAATCATAAGTGTTTTGGTGTTCCATTGTTTTTCTGGTTTCACAAGAAATGCAAATACAATATAAATTAGAAAAAGAAACCCATGAGCCATCCCTATTATTTTATTAGGCTCCGGAGATTCGAAAATATATTTTAAAGGCATGGTTACAAAGAGAATGAGTAGGTATGAAATACCCTCAAGATAGCTAATTAGTCTAAAGCTTGAAATCATAAAATTATTGGTGTTACGTTATTTTTCTGGAGTATAATTTAGTTCGAATACCTCTAGATTAAAATAGGGTATTGCAGATAGTAAATGATCAAAAATATCTGCCATTATCTGTTCATAGTTTTTCCAAACTTTGTTATTACTAAAGGCATATATTTCTAAAGGTGTTCCTTGTGCAGAAGGTGGTAATTGACGACTCATAATTGTCATTTCCTTATTGATAAACGGGTGGTTTTCTAGATATAACTCTACATACATTCTAAAAACCCCCATGTTAGTCAGGTTTCTTCCGTTCATCAATATACTTTTATCAATCTTAGATTGTTGATTGTAAGAGTCTATTTTTTGTTGAGTTGAAGTAAGATACCCTTCAATAAGTTCAATTTTTTTTAATTTATTGAGATCATCTTCAGATAAAAATGAAATACTCGATGTTTTGATTAATAATGCTCTTTTAATTCTCCTTCCGCCAGAATTCATCATACCTCTCCAGTTTTTAAAAGACTGTGATGTAAGATAATATG is a window encoding:
- a CDS encoding DUF3817 domain-containing protein, giving the protein MISSFRLISYLEGISYLLILFVTMPLKYIFESPEPNKIIGMAHGFLFLIYIVFAFLVKPEKQWNTKTLMIVLVCSIIPFGTFWMDRKYLKKTE